A region from the Linepithema humile isolate Giens D197 chromosome 1, Lhum_UNIL_v1.0, whole genome shotgun sequence genome encodes:
- the LOC137001233 gene encoding cytochrome P450 4c3-like isoform X1 has product MLFVIVIILLLVYFFELNKKKYYKLKRNLQFAFSLPGESILTVFVKTLQIAWKYEELVNYLLTFNKKYGSPSRFCFGTDLFVLLAKPEDYKVVLANVDGNYKSSVMKLYSPLLGNGIIRVSGATHRLRRKIIQSSLNAKSVSDYVKFFDNYSNYCGDYLEKEVGGHTFDMKPYIGRYVTDIYLASIGGIEGTAYEGEYDELLYWQERLMKYMYKKVATPWLQLEWIFSLSDNAKQQSFGQKIIQNFVHKIMQKSVERDTLNYDNEILQKPKSVASNYLNYVKQLSDDATGESRAVSDEDVNDDIRNLYAAIQNTVMELTSFVFLLLGMHTEIQEKLRKAILLTFGNEKIDAKRLTSIRYLNMVIQETLRLFPVAPIIARQLTGDIKLESCVLPNGCYVLIPVFTIHRNPAYWNKPEEFIPERFSPENSSSRQRYTHIPFGTGLRDCPGQRYAFLSVGAAIVNLLRRFRFVATGSVKDIKLTNDILLRSRDGIKLSIFRIEDY; this is encoded by the exons ATGCTTTTCGTAATAGTCATAATATTGTTGCTTGTGTATTTTTTCGAActtaacaagaaaaaatattacaaattaaaaagaaatttgcaatttgccTTTTCGTTGCCTGGTGAATCTATATTGACAGTGTTTGTCAAAACGCTGCAAATTGCTTGGAAATATGAAG aattagtaaattatttgttaacgtttaacaaaaaatatggaaGCCCTAGCCGTTTTTGTTTTGGAACAGATTTATTTGTACTACTCGCAAAACCCGAGGATTATAAG GTCGTACTTGCGAACGTGGACGGCAATTACAAAAGCTCAGTTATGAAACTGTATTCCCCACTTCTTGGGAACGGAATTATCAGAGTTTCAG gTGCAACTCATAGGTTACGgcgcaaaataatacaatccTCTTTGAATGCCAAGTCAGTGTCTGattacgtaaaattttttgataattatagcAATTATTGTGGGgattatttggaaaaagaagTTGGTGGTCATACGTTTGACATGAAACCGTACATAGGGCGATACGTgactgatatatatttag catCAATTGGAGGTATAGAAGGAACGGCGTATGAAGGTGAATATGATGAACTACTGTACTGGCAAGAAAG attgatgaaatatatgtataaaaaagtgGCAACACCATGGCTACAATTGGAATGGATTTTTTCTCTGAGCGATAACGCGAAACAACAATCCTTTggtcaaaaaataatacaaaattttgttcataaa ATAATGCAGAAATCAGTGGAACGCGATACtctaaattatgataatgagATCCTCCAAAAGCCAAAATCCGTTGCTAGCAATTATTTGAACTATGTAAAGCAACTGTCTGATGATGCTACGGGTGAATCCCGCGCAGTGAGCGATGAAGACGTAAATGACGATATTCGCAATCTGTATGCGGCT aTACAAAATACAGTTATGGAATTGACATCCtttgtttttctattgttGGGAATGCATACAGAAATACAA gAAAAGCTGCGAAAAGCAATATTGCTTACATTCGGAAACGAAAAGATTGATGCTAAGCGTCTTACGAGCATTCGATATCTTAATATGGTGATTCAAGAAACACTAAGATTGTTTCCTGTAGCACCTATAATTGCGCGACAACTTACGGGAGATATTAAACTGG AATCGTGCGTCTTGCCGAATGGGTGTTACGTTCTAATACCAGTGTTTACTATTCATCGTAATCCTGCATATTGGAATAAACCAGAGGAATTTATTCCTGAACGATTCTCGCCCGAAAACTCGTCAAGTCGTCAACGTTACACGCACATTCCATTTGGCACAGGTCTTAGAGATTGCCcag GTCAACGATATGCTTTTCTGTCCGTGGGAGCAGCAATAGTAAATTTATTGCGGCGGTTTCGCTTTGTAGCAACTGGCAGTGTAAAAGATATCAAATtaacaaatgatattttactACGATCTCGAGACGGAAtcaaattatctatatttcgTATAGAAGATTATTGA
- the LOC137001233 gene encoding cytochrome P450 4C1-like isoform X2 — protein sequence MLFVIVIILLLVYFFELNKKKYYKLKRNLQFAFSLPGESILTVFVKTLQIAWKYEELVNYLLTFNKKYGSPSRFCFGTDLFVLLAKPEDYKVVLANVDGNYKSSVMKLYSPLLGNGIIRVSGATHRLRRKIIQSSLNAKSVSDYVKFFDNYSNYCGDYLEKEVGGHTFDMKPYIGRYVTDIYLASIGGIEGTAYEGEYDELLYWQERLMKYMYKKVATPWLQLEWIFSLSDNAKQQSFGQKIIQNFVHKIMQKSVERDTLNYDNEILQKPKSVASNYLNYVKQLSDDATGESRAVSDEDVNDDIRNLYAAIQNTVMELTSFVFLLLGMHTEIQEKLRKAILLTFGNEKIDAKRLTSIRYLNMVIQETLRLFPVAPIIARQLTGDIKLESCVLPNGCYVLIPVFTIHRNPAYWNKPEEFIPERFSPENSSSRQRYTHIPFGTGLRDCPAVFPPF from the exons ATGCTTTTCGTAATAGTCATAATATTGTTGCTTGTGTATTTTTTCGAActtaacaagaaaaaatattacaaattaaaaagaaatttgcaatttgccTTTTCGTTGCCTGGTGAATCTATATTGACAGTGTTTGTCAAAACGCTGCAAATTGCTTGGAAATATGAAG aattagtaaattatttgttaacgtttaacaaaaaatatggaaGCCCTAGCCGTTTTTGTTTTGGAACAGATTTATTTGTACTACTCGCAAAACCCGAGGATTATAAG GTCGTACTTGCGAACGTGGACGGCAATTACAAAAGCTCAGTTATGAAACTGTATTCCCCACTTCTTGGGAACGGAATTATCAGAGTTTCAG gTGCAACTCATAGGTTACGgcgcaaaataatacaatccTCTTTGAATGCCAAGTCAGTGTCTGattacgtaaaattttttgataattatagcAATTATTGTGGGgattatttggaaaaagaagTTGGTGGTCATACGTTTGACATGAAACCGTACATAGGGCGATACGTgactgatatatatttag catCAATTGGAGGTATAGAAGGAACGGCGTATGAAGGTGAATATGATGAACTACTGTACTGGCAAGAAAG attgatgaaatatatgtataaaaaagtgGCAACACCATGGCTACAATTGGAATGGATTTTTTCTCTGAGCGATAACGCGAAACAACAATCCTTTggtcaaaaaataatacaaaattttgttcataaa ATAATGCAGAAATCAGTGGAACGCGATACtctaaattatgataatgagATCCTCCAAAAGCCAAAATCCGTTGCTAGCAATTATTTGAACTATGTAAAGCAACTGTCTGATGATGCTACGGGTGAATCCCGCGCAGTGAGCGATGAAGACGTAAATGACGATATTCGCAATCTGTATGCGGCT aTACAAAATACAGTTATGGAATTGACATCCtttgtttttctattgttGGGAATGCATACAGAAATACAA gAAAAGCTGCGAAAAGCAATATTGCTTACATTCGGAAACGAAAAGATTGATGCTAAGCGTCTTACGAGCATTCGATATCTTAATATGGTGATTCAAGAAACACTAAGATTGTTTCCTGTAGCACCTATAATTGCGCGACAACTTACGGGAGATATTAAACTGG AATCGTGCGTCTTGCCGAATGGGTGTTACGTTCTAATACCAGTGTTTACTATTCATCGTAATCCTGCATATTGGAATAAACCAGAGGAATTTATTCCTGAACGATTCTCGCCCGAAAACTCGTCAAGTCGTCAACGTTACACGCACATTCCATTTGGCACAGGTCTTAGAGATTGCCcag CCGTTTTTCCGCCGTTTTGA
- the LOC137001084 gene encoding uncharacterized protein, with protein MRQVSDSTYVPPHAYYLPHHGVWKETSNTTKLRVVFNGSKSTTSGYSLNDILHSGAKLQVDIFDVLLWFRQFRYVFSADIEKMFRQINVHPDDWKYQRIIWEDQNHQLVPFELTTVTYGLVCAPFQALRVIQQLTKDEGTRFPQAIFTMTKGRYVDDLFGGADSITEAKECVKQVNQLCMAGGFPLRKWISNNPNILEEISPENHLDSHKIKTDDNLMIYSLGSMWDPSKDIFYFHLDLVPTDTITKRIMLSTTARIFDPLGFLSPVIITAKILIQETWSMKIDWDDPLPPIANSKWTKFITSCQDMNKLRFPRWIGTDASSLLEIHGFCDASSDAMAAVVYSRSTSSEGQVAIQFVCSKTKVAPLKKLTITRLELSGAVLLVKLVSQVLRVLNRKEIKVYLWTDSSITLTWIKGCPSRWKEFIQNRTYFIQDTLPQAKWSFVPGNENPADLATRGMTPIQLAHMTMWWHGPTWLSQSSPFWPSAPERNFTGEQLEERPIRVNNAHIASPQPWDLLDRYSDLSRLLRITVICQRAVARFKLLPNTPTHTPISPTELHLAKQFWIREVQRATFQRELKLLSEGKVLPKSNSLIRFTPYIDAVGILRVGGRLRSSNLSDNAKHPALLPRNSRLSSLVIAESHLRSFHGGTQLTTSFIREEFWIIGGRASVRRHIIKCVICARFRQKKAQQLMGQLPPERVTPSRPFLHSGVDYAGPVIIKTWRAKNARTYKAYVALFVCFSTSAVHLELVTDYTADAFIAAYKRFTSRRGVCATLTSDCGTNLKGANAELQRLFSSASKEAQNLATLLSKDGTLWKFNPPSAPHFGGKWEAGVKSMKYHLKRVVGNTLLTYEEMNTLLIQVEAILNSRPLSALTDDPDDLTVLTLGHFLMGCAPTVIPEPSLDNEKTSRLSRWQLLRKMLDSLWTRWSTEYLQRYHSIYKWNQATRSITEGSMVLVVDERYPPAKWPMGRVVKIHPGSDGLVRVVTVKTQTSEMKRPITKLCLLPTDKD; from the coding sequence ATGAGACAAGTATCGGACTCGACATACGTTCCCCCACATGCCTACTATCTACCTCATCATGGTGTCTGGAAGGAGACTAGTAACACCACCAAATTACGAGTTGTCTTCAACGGATCGAAATCAACGACATCAGGGTACTCCTTGAATGATATCTTACACTCAGGTGCGAAATTACAAGTGGATATATTCGACGTGTTGTTGTGGTTCAGACAATTTCGTTACGTCTTCTCGGCTGACATTGAAAAAATGTTCAGACAGATTAACGTACATCCTGATGATTGGAAATATCAACGTATTATCTGGGAGGATCAGAACCATCAATTAGTTCCCTTTGAACTTACAACTGTTACTTACGGATTGGTCTGTGCACCTTTCCAAGCGCTACGAGTTATTCAACAGCTCACCAAAGATGAAGGTACACGATTTCCTCAAGCAATATTCACTATGACCAAAGGTCGCTACGTAGATGATCTATTCGGAGGCGCTGATTCAATCACTGAGGCTAAAGAATGCGTGAAACAAGTAAATCAGCTCTGCATGGCGGGCGGTTTCCCATTACGAAAGTGGATTAGTAATAATCCTAACATTTTGGAGGAAATTTCACCTGAGAATCACCTTGATTCTCACAAAATTAAGACTGACGACAATCTCATGATATATTCCCTTGGTTCAATGTGGGATCCAAGCAAggatatcttttattttcatttagatCTGGTCCCCACGGACACCATCACAAAACGAATCATGCTCTCAACAACTGCAAGAATATTTGATCCACTCGGATTTCTCTCACCCGTCATCATAACcgcgaaaatattaattcaagaaACGTGGTCAATGAAAATTGACTGGGATGATCCTTTACCACCTATCGCAAATAGCAAGTGGACTAAATTCATCACTAGTTGTCAAGATATGAACAAACTCAGGTTTCCAAGATGGATTGGTACCGATGCGTCTTCTCTGTTAGAAATTCATGGGTTTTGTGACGCATCATCTGACGCTATGGCCGCCGTGGTCTATAGCAGATCCACCTCTTCAGAAGGACAAGTCGCAATTCAATTCGTGTGTTCTAAAACCAAAGTAGCTCCTTTGAAAAAGCTAACCATAACTCGCTTAGAACTCTCAGGAGCTGTCCTGTTAGTAAAACTGGTCTCTCAAGTACTACGAGTGCTCAACAGGAAAGAAATTAAGGTCTATTTATGGACAGATTCGTCCATAACGCTCACTTGGATTAAAGGTTGTCCATCACGTTGGAAGGAGTTTATACAGAATCGAACATACTTCATACAGGATACATTGCCTCAGGCAAAATGGAGTTTTGTTCCCGGCAACGAGAATCCAGCCGACCTTGCCACTAGAGGAATGACACCCATTCAACTTGCACACATGACCATGTGGTGGCATGGTCCGACATGGCTCTCTCAGTCATCACCTTTTTGGCCTTCAGCTCCAGAGAGAAATTTTACCGGAGAACAGCTTGAAGAGCGACCCATTAGGGTCAATAATGCTCATATAGCATCACCCCAGCCATGGGACCTTTTAGATCGGTATTCAGACCTAAGCAGACTGTTGCGTATTACTGTCATATGCCAGAGAGCGGTAGCAAGGTTTAAACTACTACCTAACACGCCGACTCATACTCCGATATCCCCAACGGAACTCCATTTAGCTAAACAGTTTTGGATCAGAGAAGTACAGCGTGCCACATTCCAACGTGAATTGAAGTTACTGTCTGAAGGTAAGGTGCTACCCAAATCCAACTCTCTAATTCGGTTCACACCTTATATTGATGCCGTTGGAATACTTCGGGTCGGAGGACGTCTTCGCTCATCAAACTTGTCTGATAATGCCAAGCATCCTGCACTACTACCACGGAACTCAAGGCTCTCATCTCTTGTGATAGCCGAATCCCACCTTCGATCATTTCACGGAGGAACTCAGCTTACAACGTCCTTCATTAGAGAGGAATTCTGGATTATCGGAGGTCGAGCCTCAGTAAGACGTCACATCATCAAATGCGTCATCTGTGCCAGATTCAGACAAAAAAAGGCGCAACAGCTGATGGGGCAATTGCCTCCTGAGCGAGTCACTCCATCACGACCGTTTCTACACTCGGGAGTGGACTATGCAGGCCCTGTCATCATTAAGACATGGAGGGCAAAGAACGCTCGTACATACAAGGCCTACGTAGCTCTTTTCGTATGCTTCTCTACCTCGGCGGTGCATTTGGAGTTAGTCACTGACTATACAGCTGACGCTTTCATAGCGGCGTACAAGCGCTTCACAAGTAGACGGGGAGTCTGCGCCACTCTTACCAGTGATTGCGGCACCAATCTCAAGGGAGCAAACGCAGAACTTCAACGACTCTTTTCCTCAGCGTCTAAGGAAGCACAAAATTTGGCAACGTTATTATCAAAGGACGGAACACTCTGGAAATTTAACCCTCCATCAGCTCCTCATTTTGGAGGCAAATGGGAAGCGGGAGTCAAATCTATGAAGTACCATCTAAAAAGGGTAGTTGGAAACACCCTACTCACGTATGAGGAAATGAATACCCTTTTAATACAAGTCGAAGCGATCCTAAACTCCAGGCCATTGAGTGCGTTGACAGACGATCCGGACGATCTAACAGTCCTGACACTTGGCCATTTTTTGATGGGTTGCGCACCTACCGTGATCCCTGAACCATCTCTTGACAACGAAAAAACCTCTCGCCTATCAAGATGGCAACTCCTTAGAAAGATGCTTGACTCATTATGGACACGATGGTCCACTGAGTACCTCCAACGTTATCACTCCATTTATAAGTGGAATCAGGCTACTCGCTCCATCACTGAAGGGTCAATGGTGCTGGTCGTAGATGAGAGATACCCACCTGCAAAGTGGCCTATGGGACGGGTCGTCAAGATTCACCCTGGCTCGGACGGATTAGTGAGAGTAGTTACAGTCAAGACACAAACCTCCGAGATGAAGAGACCAATTACGAAACTCTGCCTACTTCCAACTGATAAGGATTAG
- the LOC136997386 gene encoding uncharacterized protein yields MRLSHIEARIEQQIELTKLISDTYDDLIEHDITHTSYHEILLRLNVLREDWQKFATIHDAINIAITKLKLEEENQIREHIYFSDNLFTTTRKNYITNCGRLQSLLESDQIIGKESTPSQSLCTTSSNPIVVSYQARLPRIDIPKFNGTPSDWFSFKDLFQSLVLNHPTLTAVEKLQYLKTSLVGSAARHLKNVSISGDNFEKAWQNLTSFYENKRLLVNAALHAFLNLKKIIKESARELEQLYTNILQVYSSLELLGRPVSACDDFLVFIATQKLDNESIKAWEQYLENTTDPPTWTQFMGFLITRLRTLQAFEKSKIGKSDSHSQGLKTHFQGKQKENKSDNTLGCNICTGKHQTAMCNEFTSKSRTQKLSLIARYRLCYNCLGSHRIANCPSTRRCRKCGKKHHTSIHNDPSQATASGDKDEKPTKSSDSTERTTEARVLHSNICHGSLQAQTLLATAQIRIISLDGHTTKARVLLDQGSEVSLVTERLVQRLKISRQRSSVPLVGIGAQSSNKTKGLVHFRIKPHFDSNFETTISAHILPSLTSSIPTMESHQDSWTHLKGLQLADPHFSSPGPIDLLLGAEVYAQILNEGIIRGQANTPIAQSTTLG; encoded by the coding sequence atgagaCTTTCTCACATCGAAGCTCGTATAGAGCAGCAAATTGAGTTGACAAAGTTAATATCCGATACTTATGATGATTTGATTGAACATGACATAACTCATACTTCATATCATGAAATACTTCTacgtttaaatgtattaagagAAGATTGGCAGAAATTTGCCACGATACATGACgcgataaatattgcaataacaaaGTTGAAATTAGAGGAAGAAAATCAAATAAGGGAGCACATCTATTTTTCCGACAACTTGTTCACCACAACACGGAAGAATTACATAACCAACTGTGGAAGACTACAATCTCTATTGGAATCTGATCAAATAATCGGCAAGGAGAGTACACCCTCTCAATCGTTATGCACGACATCTTCTAATCCTATAGTGGTATCTTATCAAGCGAGATTACCACGGATAGACATTCCGAAATTCAACGGAACACCATCTGACTGGTTCTCTTTCAAGGATTTATTTCAATCACTGGTCTTGAATCATCCCACGCTTACAGCAGTCGAGAAATTGCAATACTTGAAAACGAGTCTAGTTGGATCTGCTGCTCGTCATCTCAAAAATGTTTCGATTAGTGGAGACAACTTTGAGAAAGCATGGCAGAATCTGACATCGTTCTATGAGAACAAGCGTCTTCTGGTCAATGCAGCTTTACATGCATTTCTAAATTTGAAGAAGATCATAAAAGAGTCAGCAAGGGAGCTGGAACAATTGTATACTAATATATTGCAAGTCTACAGCTCTTTGGAACTCCTGGGCAGACCGGTTTCGGCTTGTGACGATTTTTTAGTCTTTATTGCCACCCAGAAACTTGACAACGAGTCAATAAAGGCATGGGAACAGTATCTAGAAAATACTACGGATCCACCCACGTGGACTCAGTTCATGGGATTCCTGATCACCCGGCTACGAACACTACAAGCATTTGAGAAATCAAAAATTGGGAAATCTGACTCACATTCTCAAGGCCTTAAAACTCATTTCCAAGGGAAGCAAAAGGAGAATAAATCAGACAATACTCTCGGATGTAACATCTGCACCGGCAAACATCAAACTGCTATGTGCAATGAATTTACCAGCAAGTCTCGAACTCAAAAGCTTTCTTTAATTGCGAGATATCGACTGTGCTATAACTGCTTAGGATCCCATCGAATCGCTAACTGCCCTTCTACTAGACGATGTAGGAAATGTGGCAAAAAGCATCACACCTCAATACACAATGATCCTTCGCAAGCAACTGCATCAGGAGATAAGGATGAAAAACCTACTAAGTCATCAGATAGCACTGAACGAACAACGGAAGCGAGAGTTTTACATTCCAATATTTGTCATGGATCGCTTCAAGCGCAAACACTGTTAGCAACGGCTCAAATTCGGATCATAAGTCTTGATGGACACACTACTAAAGCAAGGGTATTGTTAGACCAAGGCTCTGAGGTTTCATTGGTAACGGAACGATTAGTCCAACGACTTAAAATATCACGCCAGCGCTCTTCGGTTCCGTTGGTCGGAATTGGAGCTCAATCTTCTAACAAGACCAAAGGGCTCGTTCACTTCAGGATTAAGCCACACTTTGACTCAAATTTTGAGACTACCATTTCCGCACATATATTGCCCAGCCTCACTTCCTCAATTCCTACCATGGAAAGTCATCAAGATTCATGGACTCATCTAAAAGGACTACAGTTGGCCGATCCTCACTTCTCATCACCAGGTCCGATAGATCTCTTGCTGGGAGCAGAGGTATACGCTCAGATTCTAAATGAAGGAATCATTAGAGGTCAGGCAAACACTCCTATAGCCCAATCTACCACATTAGGCTAG